From the Methanobacterium sp. genome, one window contains:
- the carA gene encoding glutamine-hydrolyzing carbamoyl-phosphate synthase small subunit, whose amino-acid sequence MVKEAKLALEDGTILYGESFGFETTKTGEVVFATGMTGYVESLTDPSYKGQLLMNTYPLQGNYGISEKWFQSDGIKAEGFIVREESQHPSHAKSTKSLSDFLSEHKIPGISGIDTRALTIKIREFGTMKGVLTTEEIDDEELLDLAKNQPNIEEIDLVDQVCVDKPKILGEKFKKRVAILDCGIKNNSINALLKRETGVVVLPYKMDYKEILDYDPDGILLSSGPGDPTRVKDAISNVKKLSERLPMFGICLGQQIIGLAFGAKIYKMKFGHRGINQPIKDLRTDKVSITSQNHGFTIDPSSVEETPLRMTQINLNDGTPEGIEHKELPVSSVQYHPEAGPGPHDTDYNFDRFLKIIRKY is encoded by the coding sequence ATGGTAAAAGAAGCAAAATTAGCTTTAGAAGATGGGACAATTCTTTATGGTGAAAGTTTTGGTTTTGAGACAACGAAGACAGGAGAAGTAGTTTTTGCAACAGGAATGACAGGCTACGTTGAATCACTCACAGATCCGTCATATAAAGGTCAACTTTTAATGAATACTTATCCACTTCAAGGAAATTATGGAATATCAGAAAAATGGTTCCAGTCAGATGGAATAAAGGCAGAAGGATTTATAGTGCGAGAAGAGAGTCAGCATCCTTCACATGCAAAATCTACAAAGAGTCTTTCAGATTTCTTAAGTGAACATAAAATCCCTGGAATAAGTGGAATAGACACAAGAGCACTCACAATAAAAATCAGGGAATTTGGAACTATGAAAGGAGTTCTCACTACAGAAGAAATTGATGATGAAGAACTACTGGATTTAGCAAAAAATCAACCCAATATAGAAGAAATAGACCTTGTAGATCAGGTGTGTGTAGATAAACCAAAGATTTTGGGAGAAAAATTCAAAAAAAGAGTTGCAATACTTGATTGTGGAATAAAAAATAACAGTATAAATGCTCTTTTAAAAAGAGAAACAGGTGTAGTTGTCCTGCCTTATAAAATGGATTATAAAGAGATCCTTGATTATGATCCTGATGGAATACTTCTATCAAGCGGTCCTGGGGACCCTACAAGAGTAAAAGATGCTATAAGTAACGTAAAAAAGCTTTCAGAAAGACTTCCCATGTTTGGAATTTGCCTCGGACAGCAAATAATTGGACTTGCATTTGGAGCTAAGATATACAAGATGAAATTTGGCCATAGGGGAATAAATCAACCAATAAAAGACTTAAGGACAGATAAAGTTTCCATAACTTCTCAAAATCATGGATTTACCATAGATCCTTCTTCAGTTGAGGAAACACCACTTAGAATGACTCAGATAAATCTAAATGATGGAACTCCTGAAGGAATTGAACATAAAGAATTACCAGTTTCAAGTGTGCAGTACCATCCAGAAGCAGGTCCAGGGCCTCATGATACAGATTATAATTTTGACAGATTCCTTAAGATTATAAGAAAATATTAA
- a CDS encoding UPF0146 family protein — MWEDFTQYIINNYADADKIVEVGTGKFYKVASILQNNLKTSIVMTDIKPSCNKIIQDDICNPNLKIYKGSSLIYSVRPEPELQPCIIKVAEMVGADIIIKPFSTEFINSNKMKLVNYKKATFYIYK; from the coding sequence ATGTGGGAAGATTTTACTCAATATATCATCAATAATTATGCCGATGCGGATAAGATAGTAGAAGTGGGTACTGGAAAGTTTTATAAAGTAGCATCCATTCTCCAGAATAACCTTAAAACTTCTATTGTAATGACGGATATTAAACCTTCTTGTAACAAGATTATTCAAGATGATATTTGTAATCCTAACTTAAAAATATATAAGGGATCATCTCTTATTTATTCTGTAAGACCAGAACCAGAATTACAACCATGCATTATAAAAGTTGCAGAAATGGTTGGTGCTGACATTATTATAAAACCATTTTCTACTGAATTTATAAATTCAAACAAAATGAAGCTGGTAAATTACAAAAAAGCGACTTTTTACATATATAAATAA
- the rimI gene encoding ribosomal protein S18-alanine N-acetyltransferase, with amino-acid sequence MIIREFKRPDIKRVLEIETAAFDDPYPPSILIDIYNLGAGFLVAQQNNIVVGYIIFWIRYEDEGHIISLAVDKKYRRKSIGSELVDYAVNIFAKCNVKDIKLEVRVGNKGARKFYRRLGFEEKEFLENYYEDGEDAVMMKKTLKSDSMDLPKD; translated from the coding sequence ATGATAATAAGAGAGTTTAAACGCCCAGACATTAAAAGAGTTCTGGAAATTGAAACAGCTGCTTTTGATGATCCCTATCCACCCAGCATACTTATAGATATTTATAACCTTGGGGCAGGATTTCTTGTAGCACAGCAAAATAATATTGTTGTGGGATATATTATATTTTGGATCAGATATGAAGATGAGGGTCATATAATTTCTCTTGCAGTAGATAAAAAATACAGAAGAAAAAGTATAGGGTCAGAGCTTGTAGATTATGCTGTAAATATCTTCGCTAAATGTAATGTAAAGGATATTAAGCTTGAAGTCAGGGTTGGAAATAAAGGCGCAAGAAAATTTTACAGAAGATTGGGCTTTGAGGAAAAGGAATTCCTTGAAAATTATTATGAAGACGGTGAAGATGCTGTAATGATGAAAAAGACCCTGAAATCAGATTCTATGGATCTACCCAAAGACTAA